In Arvicanthis niloticus isolate mArvNil1 chromosome 4, mArvNil1.pat.X, whole genome shotgun sequence, a single window of DNA contains:
- the LOC117707283 gene encoding putative vomeronasal receptor-like protein 4 has translation MSSIKIVLYFLAGLGVLANMFLLIFYIFIIPSHRHKPVDLISCQLTFVHIIMVLTGWDIWLTDMFELLNIENDIKCKATFYVNRVMRGLSICTTCLLSVFQAVTISPSTSLLAKFKHKLKKYIIYAFFYIWSFNLSFTSNQFFSVGAYTNVSETNQMKVSKYCSHFPMNNIIRGLILTVTTLRDMFLVGVMLTTSTYMVIILFRHQRQCKHLHSISYLRVSPEKRATQTIFLLVVFFVVMYWVDFFISSTSVLLWRYDPVILTVQKFVMNAYPTITPLVQISSDNRIINVLKNLWPKCHQTF, from the coding sequence ATGTCTTCAATCAAGATTGTTCTTTATTTCCTAGCTGGACTAGGAGTTCTAGCCAATATGTTTCTgctaattttctatattttcataatcCCAAGTCACAGACATAAGCCTGTGGACCTGATATCCTGTCAACTGACCTTTGTTCACATAATTATGGTACTCACTGGATGGGATATTTGGCTTACAGATATGTTTGAATTACTGAACATTGAAAATGACATCAAATGTAAGGCAACTTTTTATGTAAACAGAGTAATGAGAGGCCTCTCTATCTGcaccacctgcctcctgagtgtgttcCAGGCTGTCACAATCAGTCCCAGTACCTCACTGTTggcaaaatttaaacataaactgAAAAAATACATAATCTATGCTTTCTTCTATATTTGGTCTTTCAATTTGTCCTTCACTAGTAACCAGTTCTTCTCTGTTGGTGCTTATACCAATGTGAGTGAGACCAACCAGATGAAGGTCTCTAAATACTGCTCACACTTTCCCATGAACAACATCATCAGAGGATTGATTTTAACAGTGACAACTTTAAGAGATATGTTTCTTGTAGGAGTCATGCTGACCACAAGTACATACATGGTGATTATCTTGTTCAGACATCAGAGACAATGCAAGCATCTTCATAGCATCAGTTACCTGAGAGTATCCCCTGAGAAAAGGGCAACCCAGACCATCTTTCTGCTGgtggttttctttgtggtcaTGTACTGGGTGGACTTCTTCATCTCATCTACCTCAGTCCTGTTATGGAGGTACGACCCTGTCATCCTGACTGTTCAGAAGTTTGTGATGAATGCCTATCCCACAATTACTCCTTTGGTACAAATCAGTTCTGATAACAGAATAATCAATGTGCTCAAAAACTTGTGGCCAAAATGCCACCAGACTTTTTAA